One genomic segment of Mustelus asterias chromosome 26, sMusAst1.hap1.1, whole genome shotgun sequence includes these proteins:
- the klhl26 gene encoding kelch-like protein 26 isoform X1, whose amino-acid sequence MAESGGGEYSPERLSSMADKSTALRHTFSALGHSATLLRGLALLRAREQLLDVVLMVNAVMFRVHRAVLAACSDYFRAMFTGGMREAGQDVIELKGVSAKGLKHIIDFAYSAEVTLDLDCIQDVLGAAVFLQIVPVVELCEQFLKSAMSVETCLNIGQMATTFNLSSLKESVDVFTFAHFLQIAEEEDFLQLPLERLVFFLNSNKLKNCNEIDLFHATIRWLQFDESRRANAHLVLCYIRFPLMRSSELVDSVQTQAVMVEDPLCRHYLLEAFNYQILPFRQHEMQSARTRIRSDTVSLIAFGGTPYTDNDRMVSRKVFALPDWNARQFTERPEMEVGCSHACVAVLDNFVYVVGGQHLQYRSGEGAVSWCFRYDPHLNHWLRIRSLQEARIQFQLDVLQGMLFATGGRNRSGSLSTVERYSPRKNEWTNVCSLKRRTWGHAGTSSGGKLYISGGYGITIEDKKSLHCYTPETDLWEFKTPMNEPRVLHSMVGANGRIYAIGGRMDHVDHCFDVLAVEYYIPETDQWTSVSPMRTGQSEAGCCVLQRKIYVVGGYNWHLNNVTSIVQVYNIGTDEWERDLHFPESYAGIACAPLVLPQLLVQR is encoded by the exons ATGGCCGAGTCCGGTGGCGGGGAGTATTCTCCGGAGCGGCTGAGCAG CATGGCTGATAAGAGCACAGCCCTGCGTCACACATTTTCAGCCCTGGGGCACAGCGCTACTCTGCTCCGGGGACTGGCGTTGCTTCGAGCTCGTGAGCAGCTATTGGATGTGGTGCTGATGGTGAACGCTGTGATGTTTCGGGTACATCGAGCAGTACTGGCTGCCTGCAGCGACTATTTTCG GGCAATGTTCACCGGGGGAATGCGGGAAGCGGGCCAGGATGTTATTGAGTTGAAAGGCGTGTCTGCCAAGGGCCTCAAACACATAATTGATTTTGCGTATAGCGCTGAGGTGACCCTGGACCTCGATTGTATCCAAGATGTACTGGGAGCTGCTGTCTTCCTGCAGATTGTGCCTGTGGTTGAATTGTGTGAGCAGTTCCTGAAGTCAGCCATGAGTGTGGAGACCTGTCTCAATATTGGTCAGATGGCCACCACTTTCAACCTCTCCTCCCTGAAGGAGTCAGTGGATGTCTTCACCTTTGCTCACTTCCTACAGATTGCAGAGGAGGAGGATTTCCTACAGCTTCCTCTTGAGAGACTCGTCTTCTTCCTGAACAGCAACAAGCTAAAGAACTGCAATGAGATTGACCTGTTCCATGCTACTATCCGATGGTTGCAGTTTGATGAGTCTCGGCGAGCTAATGCTCACCTGGTCCTCTGCTACATCCGCTTCCCCCTGATGAGATCCTCTGAGCTAGTGGACAGTGTGCAGACACAGGCAGTGATGGTGGAAGATCCTCTGTGTCGTCACTACCTGCTGGAGGCCTTCAATTACCAGATCCTGCCATTCCGCCAACATGAGATGCAGTCTGCCAGGACCAGAATCCGCTCCGACACCGTCTCCCTCATTGCCTTTGGTGGCACTCCGTACACCGACAATGACCGAATGGTTAGCCGCAAAGTCTTTGCTCTGCCGGATTGGAATGCCCGCCAGTTCACAGAGCGACCAGAAATGGAGGTGGGATGTAGCCACGCCTGCGTTGCTGTCTTGGATAACTTTGTGTATGTAGTGGGAGGTCAGCACCTACAGTACAGGAGCGGTGAAGGGGCCGTAAGCTGGTGTTTCCGTTACGACCCCCATCTCAATCACTGGCTGCGGATTCGGTCTCTGCAGGAAGCTCGCATCCAGTTCCAGCTGGACGTGCTGCAGGGAATGCTGTTTGCCACTGGTGGGCGAAATCGCTCTGGGAGCCTCTCCACAGTCGAGCGTTATTCCCCTCGGAAAAATGAATGGACAAATGTATGCAGCCTGAAACGGCGAACCTGGGGCCACGCAGGAACATCCAGTGGGGGGAAGCTGTACATCTCTGGAGGTTATGGCATCACCATCGAGGATAAGAAATCCCTTCATTGCTACACTCCCGAAACTGACCTCTGGGAAttcaaaactccaatgaatgAGCCACGGGTTCTCCACTCGATGGTCGGTGCGAATGGGAGGATTTACGCAATTGGCGGCCGTATGGACCATGTTGATCACTGTTTCGATGTCTTGGCTGTTGAATATTACATCCCTGAGACTGATCAGTGGACCAGTGTTAGTCCGATGAGGACGGGTCAGTCTGAAGCTGGTTGCTGTGTGCTACAGAGAAAGATTTATGTGGTGGGAGGATATAACTGGCACTTGAACAATGTGACCAGCATTGTGCAGGTTTATAACATTGGCACAGACGAATGGGAGAGGGACCTGCATTTCCCCGAATCTTATGCAGGAATTGCCTGTGCTCCGCTCGTCCTCCCACAGCTCTTGGTGCAGAGGTAG
- the klhl26 gene encoding kelch-like protein 26 isoform X2: MADKSTALRHTFSALGHSATLLRGLALLRAREQLLDVVLMVNAVMFRVHRAVLAACSDYFRAMFTGGMREAGQDVIELKGVSAKGLKHIIDFAYSAEVTLDLDCIQDVLGAAVFLQIVPVVELCEQFLKSAMSVETCLNIGQMATTFNLSSLKESVDVFTFAHFLQIAEEEDFLQLPLERLVFFLNSNKLKNCNEIDLFHATIRWLQFDESRRANAHLVLCYIRFPLMRSSELVDSVQTQAVMVEDPLCRHYLLEAFNYQILPFRQHEMQSARTRIRSDTVSLIAFGGTPYTDNDRMVSRKVFALPDWNARQFTERPEMEVGCSHACVAVLDNFVYVVGGQHLQYRSGEGAVSWCFRYDPHLNHWLRIRSLQEARIQFQLDVLQGMLFATGGRNRSGSLSTVERYSPRKNEWTNVCSLKRRTWGHAGTSSGGKLYISGGYGITIEDKKSLHCYTPETDLWEFKTPMNEPRVLHSMVGANGRIYAIGGRMDHVDHCFDVLAVEYYIPETDQWTSVSPMRTGQSEAGCCVLQRKIYVVGGYNWHLNNVTSIVQVYNIGTDEWERDLHFPESYAGIACAPLVLPQLLVQR, translated from the exons ATGGCTGATAAGAGCACAGCCCTGCGTCACACATTTTCAGCCCTGGGGCACAGCGCTACTCTGCTCCGGGGACTGGCGTTGCTTCGAGCTCGTGAGCAGCTATTGGATGTGGTGCTGATGGTGAACGCTGTGATGTTTCGGGTACATCGAGCAGTACTGGCTGCCTGCAGCGACTATTTTCG GGCAATGTTCACCGGGGGAATGCGGGAAGCGGGCCAGGATGTTATTGAGTTGAAAGGCGTGTCTGCCAAGGGCCTCAAACACATAATTGATTTTGCGTATAGCGCTGAGGTGACCCTGGACCTCGATTGTATCCAAGATGTACTGGGAGCTGCTGTCTTCCTGCAGATTGTGCCTGTGGTTGAATTGTGTGAGCAGTTCCTGAAGTCAGCCATGAGTGTGGAGACCTGTCTCAATATTGGTCAGATGGCCACCACTTTCAACCTCTCCTCCCTGAAGGAGTCAGTGGATGTCTTCACCTTTGCTCACTTCCTACAGATTGCAGAGGAGGAGGATTTCCTACAGCTTCCTCTTGAGAGACTCGTCTTCTTCCTGAACAGCAACAAGCTAAAGAACTGCAATGAGATTGACCTGTTCCATGCTACTATCCGATGGTTGCAGTTTGATGAGTCTCGGCGAGCTAATGCTCACCTGGTCCTCTGCTACATCCGCTTCCCCCTGATGAGATCCTCTGAGCTAGTGGACAGTGTGCAGACACAGGCAGTGATGGTGGAAGATCCTCTGTGTCGTCACTACCTGCTGGAGGCCTTCAATTACCAGATCCTGCCATTCCGCCAACATGAGATGCAGTCTGCCAGGACCAGAATCCGCTCCGACACCGTCTCCCTCATTGCCTTTGGTGGCACTCCGTACACCGACAATGACCGAATGGTTAGCCGCAAAGTCTTTGCTCTGCCGGATTGGAATGCCCGCCAGTTCACAGAGCGACCAGAAATGGAGGTGGGATGTAGCCACGCCTGCGTTGCTGTCTTGGATAACTTTGTGTATGTAGTGGGAGGTCAGCACCTACAGTACAGGAGCGGTGAAGGGGCCGTAAGCTGGTGTTTCCGTTACGACCCCCATCTCAATCACTGGCTGCGGATTCGGTCTCTGCAGGAAGCTCGCATCCAGTTCCAGCTGGACGTGCTGCAGGGAATGCTGTTTGCCACTGGTGGGCGAAATCGCTCTGGGAGCCTCTCCACAGTCGAGCGTTATTCCCCTCGGAAAAATGAATGGACAAATGTATGCAGCCTGAAACGGCGAACCTGGGGCCACGCAGGAACATCCAGTGGGGGGAAGCTGTACATCTCTGGAGGTTATGGCATCACCATCGAGGATAAGAAATCCCTTCATTGCTACACTCCCGAAACTGACCTCTGGGAAttcaaaactccaatgaatgAGCCACGGGTTCTCCACTCGATGGTCGGTGCGAATGGGAGGATTTACGCAATTGGCGGCCGTATGGACCATGTTGATCACTGTTTCGATGTCTTGGCTGTTGAATATTACATCCCTGAGACTGATCAGTGGACCAGTGTTAGTCCGATGAGGACGGGTCAGTCTGAAGCTGGTTGCTGTGTGCTACAGAGAAAGATTTATGTGGTGGGAGGATATAACTGGCACTTGAACAATGTGACCAGCATTGTGCAGGTTTATAACATTGGCACAGACGAATGGGAGAGGGACCTGCATTTCCCCGAATCTTATGCAGGAATTGCCTGTGCTCCGCTCGTCCTCCCACAGCTCTTGGTGCAGAGGTAG